Proteins encoded together in one Lepisosteus oculatus isolate fLepOcu1 chromosome 2, fLepOcu1.hap2, whole genome shotgun sequence window:
- the hivep2a gene encoding transcription factor HIVEP2a isoform X2 has product MEPVEPTAGQKPTKEPREKNPLQRKWVSEPTAGTKRSTFADPDGKRHSQRDVLHSSGGSITVSAQQYGPGNLQLSSTVGQPSQENQYPQVFPSTYSYQLPHSFPQQSIPERFLQSGKPQPGLEAHAWQFVNPLQSVTSEDLFSVHSRGHGGVFPRRKSPSLPASYARFSQSGMEQSEEVHKKDQKPKKPGKYICHYCGRACAKPSVLKKHIRSHTGERPYPCVPCGFSFKTKSNLYKHRKSHAHAIKAGLVPFSELAATRPDMDQASSVGEAEVHSDGDQSTDTDEETALCVEGPGFLDKSSPIPQISFEAEKSTTEKFGELAYADSADELAVAPMKVPILIVPKQGIQPVGEGPQFAETETSPLSAQGGRVDEPHAVKQKLALRLTEKKGQDSEQSLNLLSPHSKGSTDSGYFSRSESAEQQISPPNTNAKSYEEIMFGKYYRLNPRTSMTVGMTAVVCQDTNVMNIKDKSDHISQLLTNNETLVNPIKLNAKMFPRGDSSESQMVTGCDLKQYPTGTCQGSTGHLETPSDTGTLIRSNSMPTSSASNLNVPQGIRGSHSFDERMTSDDVFYPGSGGLSHRSMLRRQGAFELPPAHEGHVELDSYGNVSKNIVPPSGSVKLGSLMSELKGSGGERNLFECELCGTSYRRWEDWETHKKLECPEMRAKYGRMGMEAYSDLLSQSLLMQHRQSTETATRKRRKEKSVGDDEDLPSQYSSDQGSMEMLVSASDFDSKQANQEASRVTPTGKAHSYSQHSQSDSFETGGVLSTSTSMSAEDVVLVPDADKLTDTSSRKAVGNVISVIQHTNSLSRPSSFEKSESIEYPTYQQEKPTSQHSEQSDSENIEEVQSPDSAMRAESMDQQQSEGEPATLPTNHQQYHIPPRLVRQPNIQVPEIRVTEEPDKPEKEPEVQTKEPEKHVEEFQWPQRSETLSQLPAEKLPPKKKRLRLAEMEHSSGESSFESTCTSLSRSPSQESNLSHSSSFSMSFDRDETIKAVSPTKLDDFGKQPEFLTVPGSGNSLSIPSQHQQREMRRSSSEQAPCALPTEVPEVRSKSFDYGSLSSTSLQGESYASASGMKERRRGYLVRQASLSVYPESGIQEQCTDHSIKQEYSEHVQSAHHSSHTTWHSSSSPLLHGVPTGDVPRSKRGTQAVLGSHHHPLQLSISEDSQPESHALIQKSSYVPSQHPSESERQTHDLPSREIMQYSSFHSSLAQAPFLPFQQGMFWHPESSQRHKHHLAFQTHQKLHIRHPNLQSFHQKTHPALQLQQVQDQGDAKAVESPSSQNYQYLSRASSHHPGHLPAKIYSTSTVLVQQVQPIFATQNAGTQPSLPGMLVPVRIQTHVPSYGSVMYTSVSQILVTHSQSTSSTMVICKVTDNTAQGSFTNTGTKHGIGFSLSQILGNPGGLLRYPLWKVPQPLPGRLDTGIPLCLTTGSISTTDASSSIGGSKRMLSPASSLELFMETKQQKRVKEEKMYGQIVEELSAVELSNSNVTKGNTKSQKTDHLRHDGTGEYPERMSPSLLDFSSSRAPLLKTSSHSKEAPSVDNFTPPRQIVTKTPDGRESPEELDIDEAVPDISLSPQSVHSMSDTQEENKMAMSSNIPVNMLVQLAANQGGTAVGSTILLTDVADVQQFFQFPSLRTTTSVSWCFLNYTKPNHTQTTPLSSVYASWCVSSYNPNPPNLNTKTTLSLLRSKQRKNTETYTMAAMYRPGTGKLVSSVSWKQNLDQVKPELMQVEASKFEKKIKGSITREREKEDHHGEKDGSAKQAEPTRIKIFEGGYKSNEDYVYVRGRGRGKYICEECGIRCKKPSMLKKHIRTHTDVRPYVCKFCNFAFKTKGNLTKHMKSKAHMKKCLELGVSVTSVDDVEAEEADNADDVQRETEKMGVSGATAEHQFSDADDSEGVEEEGDEIDEDDDEDDEYEGDSTPKTRSRSTSPQPCGISSLSVTAAAASQSTASDLSTKPPLVSYFVTLPSIQITQLMVPSEKASDPQMAEYQRLLQGALGESYKNRLDVPCSMDEDFMLSPEYSSSSTDFSPSRLSSPGCDSSPHRESSPTPRRYLSPRRDLSPRGRLSPRREASPLRHLSPKRDVTFKRDLSPRRDLSPRRHLSPISLGRPMSPGKDMSNRRELSPRSRHRGMIRAASPRRGLHHHNAPWALGQYLQSDILPLGQRSRSHSDMETDQRKGTAHPISLPGDQSGSHEPPSTSVFPGGQQGYLFSHLPLHSQQQVRTPFPMIPIGGIQMVHSVPASVTGLVHSSRLPLQKSTSEESSASELSFPLSESSIRGAEDSFKQQEKLVSSQVLAGSPRMPNSASQRAKEETAEGAEKESEQEESIQTCTKAIASLRIASEDVGPLDKPTKAMDHRHDHHHPLESVQFGIEHFSGSETRHVPVSVSATPPDCSAEKDNSTLKTAAVHSTFYSKSADERLLGQQSLRELPSSTKTGKDSAREVVENR; this is encoded by the exons atggagcCGGTTGAGCCTACTGCTGGACAAAAACCTACCAAGGAGCCCCGAGAGAAGAACCCACTACAAAGAAAGTGGGTTTCAGAGCCCACAGCTGGCACTAAAAGAAGCACTTTTGCAGATCCAGATGGAAAAAGACACTCACAGCGTGATGTGTTGCATagcagtggtggcagcatcacTGTGTCAGCACAACAGTATGGTCCTGGGAATCTCCAGTTGTCATCCACAGTTGGTCAGCCATCTCAAGAGAATCAGTACCCACAGGTATTTCCTAGCACTTACTCTTACCAGCTACCCCATTCTTTTCCACAGCAGTCTATACCGGAAAGATTCCTGCAGAGTGGTAAGCCACAGCCTGGTCTGGAAGCACATGCCTGGCAGTTTGTAAACCCATTGCAGTCTGTCACCTCCGAGGACTTGTTTTCTGTGCACTCCCGTGGTCACGGGGGAGTCTTTCCACGCAGGAAGTCTCCCAGTTTGCCTGCATCTTATGCCCGTTTTTCCCAATCTGGGATGGAACAGTCAGAGGAAGTGCACAAAAAAGATCAAAAACCCAAGAAGCCTGGAAAGTATATTTGTCACTACTGTGGCAGGGCTTGCgctaaacccagtgtgctgaagaaGCACATTAGATCTCACACTGGTGAACGACCTTACCCTTGTGTTCCTTgtggcttttcttttaaaacaaagagTAACTTGTACAAACATAGAAAATCTCATGCCCACGCTATTAAAGCAGGGCTAGTCCCCTTTTCAGAACTGGCAGCTACTCGTCCAGATATGGATCAGGCATCTTCTGTTGGAGAAGCGGAGGTACATTCAGATGGTGATCAAAGCACAGACACGGATGAAGAGACAGCTTTATGTGTTGAAGGCCCAGGTTTTTTGGATAAAAGCAGTCCCATCCCACAGATATCTTTTGAAGCCGAAAAGAGCACAACAGAGAAATTTGGTGAACTTGCTTATGCGGATTCAGCTGATGAACTTGCAGTGGCCCCCATGAAAGTGCCTATTCTGATTGTCCCTAAACAAGGGATTCAGCCAGTGGGGGAGGGACCTCAGTTTGCTGAAACAGAAACATCTCCCCTCAGTGCCCAAGGTGGCAGGGTAGATGAACCTCATGCTGTCAAGCAGAAACTTGCACTGAGACTCACTGAGAAGAAAGGGCAGGATTCTGAGCAGTCTTTAAACCTCTTGAGCCCACACAGTAAAGGCAGTACGGACTCTGGCTACTTTTCCCGCTCAGAAAGTGCAGAGCAGCAGATCAGTCCACcaaatacaaatgcaaaatCCTATGAGGAAATTATGTTTGGGAAGTATTACAGACTGAACCCTAGAACTTCCATGACGGTGGGGATGACAGCAGTAGTGTGCCAAGACACTAATGTAATGAACATAAAAGACAAATCTGATCACATATCGCAGCTTCTCACAAATAATGAAACCTTGGTTAACCCAATTAAACTGAATGCCAAGATGTTTCCTAGAGGAGACAGTTCAGAATCACAAATGGTAACAGGTTGTGACCTTAAACAGTATCCCACAGGCACTTGCCAAGGCAGCACAGGTCACTTAGAAACTCCTTCAGATACAGGAACATTGATAAGGAGCAACTCAATGCCAACATCCTCAGCATCAAATCTTAATGTCCCACAGGGTATAAGAGGAAGCCACTCCTTTGATGAAAGAATGACTTCTGATGATGTTTTTTATCCAGGTTCAGGAGGGCTGTCTCATCGAAGCATGCTCAGGAGGCAAGGTGCTTTTGAACTACCACCAGCACATGAAGGGCATGTAGAACTTGACAGCTATGGAAATGTATCCAAGAATATTGTCCCACCTTCAGGATCAGTCAAGCTAGGTTCTTTGATGTCAGAGCTGAAGGGTTCTGGAGGTGAACGAAACCTGTTTGAATGTGAATTATGTGGTACGAGTTACAGAAGATGGGAAGATTGGGAAACGCATAAAAAACTCGAATGCCCAGAAATGCGtgcaaaatatggaagaatggGAATGGAGGCTTATTCAGATCTGTTGAGTCAGTCCCTGTTAATGCAACATAGACAGAGTACAGAAACTGCAACGAGGAAGCGTAGGAAGGAAAAGAGTGTGGGGGATGATGAAGACCTTCCTTCTCAATATAGCAGTGATCAGGGTTCTATGGAAATGCTGGTGTCAGCTAGCGACTTTGACTCAAAACAAGCAAATCAAGAAGCTTCAAGGGTGACACCTACAGGAAAAGCTCACAGTTACAGCCAGCATAGCCAGTCTGACAGTTTTGAAACTGGTGGGGTTCTTTCCACCTCAACGAGCATGTCCGCCGAGGATGTAGTGCTTGTTCCAGATGCTGATAAGCTAACTGACACCAGCAGTAGAAAGGCTGTTGGCAATGTAATTTCTGTAATCCAGCACACCAACTCGTTAAGTAGGCCTAGCTCTTTTGAAAAGTCTGAATCTATTGAATATCCAACTTATCAACAGGAGAAACCCACAAGTCAACATTCTGAACAATCTGACTCAGAAAATATTGAAGAAGTGCAAAGCCCTGACTCTGCCATGCGAGCTGAAAGCATGGATCAGCAGCAAAGTGAGGGAGAGCCagcaaccttgcctacaaaccACCAGCAATATCACATACCCCCTAGGCTGGTCCGCCAACCCAACATTCAAGTGCCTGAAATCAGAGTCACTGAGGAACCAGATAAACCAGAAAAAGAGCCAGAGGTTCAGACTAAGGAGCCAGAGAAACACGTAGAGGAGTTCCAGTGGCCACAGAGAAGTGAAACCCTTTCCCAGCTACCAGCAGAAAAGCTGCCTCCAAAAAAGAAACGACTGCGTCTGGCTGAAATGGAGCATTCCTCTGGGGAATCAAGCTTTGAATCTACCTGCACCAGCCTTTCTAGGAGTCCCAGCCAAGAGAGTAATCTTTCTCACAGTTCAAGCTTCTCAATGTCGTTTGATAGGGATGAAACTATTAAGGCTGTTTCCCCAACCAAGTTGGATGACTTTGGGAAGCAGCCCGAGTTTTTAACTGTGCCAGGCAGTGGTAACTCACTTTCTATTCCTAGTCAACACCAACAGAGGGAAATGCGTCGGTCTTCTTCAGAGCAAGCACCCTGTGCATTGCCTACAGAGGTCCCTGAGGTCCGAAGCAAATCATTTGATTACGGAAGCCTTTCATCTACATCCCTGCAGGGCGAATCCTATGCAAGTGCCTCAGGTATGAAAGAGCGCCGACGGGGTTACCTGGTACGACAGGCCTCCTTAAGCGTCTACCCTGAAAGTGGCATACAAGAACAATGCACAGATCATAGCATTAAACAAGAGTATTCAGAGCATGTGCAAAGTGCTCATCATTCATCGCATACTACTTGGCACAGTTCTTCATCACCTTTACTCCATGGTGTACCAACAGGTGACGTACCAAGATCTAAGAGAGGCACGCAAGCAGTTCTTGGCTCACATCATCATCCATTGCAGCTAAGCATCAGTGAAGACAGTCAACCAGAAAGCCATGCACTTATACAAAAATCCTCTTACGTTCCAAGCCAACACCCTTCAGAAAGTGAGCGGCAAACGCATGATCTTCCAAGTAGGGAAATTATGCAGTACTCCTCCTTTCACAGCAGCTTGGCACAGGcccctttcctgccatttcAACAAGGCATGTTCTGGCATCCTGAGTCTTCACAAAGGCATAAACATCACCTTGCTTTCCAGACGCACCAAAAGCTACATATCAGGCACCCTAATCTGCAGTCTTTTCACCAAAAAACACATCCTGCTCTCCAGCTGCAGCAGGTTCAAGACCAGGGTGATGCAAAGGCAGTTGAGAGTCCAAGTAGTCAAAACTACCAGTATCTTTCCAGAGCTTCCTCACATCATCCGGGCCATCTCCCAGCAAAGATCTACTCTACAAGCACAGTGCTTGTGCAGCAAGTTCAGCCAATCTTTGCCACTCAGAATGCAGGTACTCAGCCATCACTCCCAGGTATGTTAGTACCTGTTAGAATACAGACTCATGTGCCATCTTATGGTAGTGTTATGTATACTAGTGTTTCTCAGATTCTGGTCACTCATTCACAAAGTACTAGCTCTACAATGGTAATATGTAAGGTCACAGATAATACTGCCCAGGGCTCCTTTACAAATACTGGAACAAAGCATGGAATAGGATTCAGTTTATCACAAATATTAGGTAATCCTGGTGGACTATTAAGATACCCACTCTGGAAGGTACCGCAGCCTCTGCCAGGGAGATTGGATACAGGGATTCCCTTGTGCTTGACTACTGGAAGCATCTCCACTACTGATGCTTCATCGAGTATCGGAGGAAGCAAGCGCATGCTGTCACCAGCAAGCAGTTTGGAACTCTTCATGGAGACAAAGCAGCAAAAACGTGTCAAGGAGGAGAAGATGTATGGTCAGATTGTGGAGGAACTTAGTGCAGTGGAACTCAGTAATTCAAATGTGACAAAAGGTAATACCAAATCACAAAAAACAGACCATCTAAGACATGATGGCACAGGAGAGTACCCAGAAAGAATGTCACCATCGCTGTTAGATTTTTCTTCTTCCAGAGCACCATTGCTTAAGACTTCTTCACATtcaaaagaggccccatctgtTGACAACTTCACTCCACCACGGCAGATAGTGACAAAAACCCCAGATGGCAGAGAATCACCGGAGGAGCTGGACATAGATGAAGCTGTACCTGATATCAGCTTAAGTCCGCAGTCTGTACACTCCATGAGTGACActcaagaagaaaacaaaatggcaaTGAGTAGTAATATCCCAGTTAATATGCTGGTGCAACTGGCTGCCAATCAGGGTGGGACTGCTGTTGGTAGTACCATTCTTCTTACCGACGTGGCTGATGTACAGCAGTTTTTTCAATTCCCCAGTCTTCGCACTACAACAAGTGTTAGTTGGTGCTTCCTGAATTACACCAAGCCTAACCATACCCAGACAACTCCTCTCTCTTCTGTTTATGCATCTTGGTGCGTCAGTTCCTACAATCCAAATCCACCCAACTTGAACACAAAGACTACCCTTTCACTTCTTCGATCCAAGCAAAGGAAGAATACAGAAACCTACACAATGGCTGCTATGTATCGCCCTGGAACGGGCAAACTTGTGTCCTCTGTCTCCTGGAAGCAGAACCTTGACCAG GTGAAACCAGAGCTTATGCAGGTGGAAGCAAGcaagtttgagaaaaaaattaaaggaaGCATCACAAGAGAGCGAGAGAAAGAAGATCACCATGGAGAGAAGGACGGGTCTGCAAAGCAAGCTGAACCAACCCGCATCAAGATCTTCGAAGGAGG GTACAAATCCAATGAAGACTATGTTTACGTGAGGGGCCGGGGCCGAGGAAAGTATATCTGTGAGGAGTGTGGAATCCGCTGCAAGAAGCCCAGCATGCTGAAGAAACACATCCGTACGCACACAGACGTGCGCCCATATGTCTGCAAATTCTGCAATTTTGCTTTTAAGACTAAAG GAAACCTGACAAAACACATGAAGTCTAAAGCCCACATGAAGAAATGCTTGGAGCTCGGGGTGTCAGTGACATCTGTGGACGATGTGGAGGCAGAGGAAGCTG ATAATGCTGATGATGTCCAGAGGGAGACTGAAAAGATGGGAGTATCAGGTGCCACTGCAGAACACCAGTTCTCTGATGCAGATGACTCGGAGGGAGTTGAGGAAGAGGGTGATGAGATtgatgaggatgatgatgaagaCGATGAATATGAAGGAGACTCAACACCAAAGACacgatctagaagcacaagcccACAGCCTTGTGGGATCTCCTCTTTGTCGGTCACCGCTGCTGCAGCCTCCCAGAGCACTGCATCTGACCTCTCGACTAAGCCTCCACTAGTCAGTTACTTCGTCACCTTACCCAGCATCCAGATTACACAGCTGATGGTGCCCAGCGAGAAAGCAAGTGACCCTCAGATGGCCGAATACCAAAGGCTTTTGCAAGGGGCTCTGGGCGAAAGTTACAAGAACCGTCTGGATGTGCCATGTTCCATGGACGAAGACTTCATGCTGTCTCCAGAGTACAGCTCCTCTTCGACTGACTTCTCACCTTCCCGGCTGTCTTCCCCGGGCTGTGACTCTTCGCCTCACAGAGAGTCCTCACCCACGCCAAGGAGGTACCTGTCGCCCCGCCGAGACCTTTCACCCCGGGGACGCCTGTCGCCTCGGCGCGAGGCATCACCTTTGAGGCACCTGTCTCCCAAGAGGGACGTGACCTTCAAGAGGGATTTGTCTCCAAGGAGGGACCTGTCTCCCAGAAGGCATCTCTCGCCCATTTCCCTCGGGAGGCCCATGTCTCCCGGGAAGGATATGTCCAACAGACGAGaactgtcccccaggagccgGCATCGGGGCATGATTAGAGCAGCATCACCAAGGAGGGGCTTGCATCACCACAATGCCCCATGGGCACTAGGACAGTACCTGCAGTCTGACATACTCCCACTTGGGCAGAGGAGCAGGAGCCACTCGGACATGGAGACG GATCAAAGGAAGGGCACAGCTCACCCCATAAGCCTCCCTGGGGATCAATCTGGGAGCCATGAGCCTCCCAGTACTTCCGTATTCCCTGGTGGTCAGCAAGGCTATCTTTTCAGCCACCTCCCACTGCACTCCCAACAGCAAGTACGGACGCCCTTCCCTATGATTCCCATCGGAGGAATCCAGATGGTGCACTCGGTGCCAGCGTCCGTGACTGGGCTGGTCCATTCCTCTCGGCTGCCTCTTCAGAAGAGCACATCAGAGGAATCGAGCGCCAGCGAGTTGTCTTTCCCCC